The following are encoded together in the Bacteroidia bacterium genome:
- the mrdA gene encoding penicillin-binding protein 2, which produces MRADYYKDRKWTISAIIIAALIVFSIRVAVMVSDSTYKYQADKNILRKVTTYPARGMIYDRKMNLLVQNQPSYDLYIIPQYLKIVDSSLFTQTLGISRYELERRIQEAAKYSKIRPSLLAKQIDHETFTKIQERLWLNQGFEIEIKTVRRYEKPIAAGILGYISEVDTATLSKDRYYKPGDYAGKSGLEKQYEKYLRGQKGVRYVVVDVHGREYGGVANGKYDTIAVAGDDLITGIDADLQALAEELLQHKIGSIVAIEPSTGEILCMASSPTYDPNLLIGSEFSKNFVALNNDKTKPLYNRPIQASMYPPGSTYKLILGLICQQEGIITPSHTLGCGGGYNIGTHTVGCHRHPSPLNLEGAVASSCNTYFCSIFNDFIMHKKWKNAENGFNVWREYMLAFGLGRKLGVDIPYEAKGNLPTAELYNKRYRKKWGAKSIISLGIGQGEMGMTPLQMANVAAIIANRGYYYTPHFVRERRTKTGLIIKDTTYKKNYVPVESKYFEPIINAMEQVVKAGTGRRAYIEGIRICAKTGTAQNPFGEDHSVFIAFAPRENPKIALAVFVENAGFGGEVAAPMAKILLEQYLKGEVISTELKKQLIEMDFTDPTPKDKKKAKLKTEPQKPVKVAVQTLPDIHPDEIREAE; this is translated from the coding sequence ATGCGTGCTGACTATTACAAAGATAGAAAATGGACCATTTCAGCTATTATTATCGCTGCGCTAATTGTTTTCAGCATTAGAGTAGCTGTTATGGTATCTGATAGCACGTATAAGTATCAAGCCGATAAAAACATTTTGCGTAAAGTAACTACTTACCCCGCTCGCGGTATGATTTATGACCGCAAAATGAATTTATTAGTTCAAAACCAACCCAGTTATGACCTGTATATTATCCCTCAATATCTTAAAATTGTGGATTCTTCTTTATTTACACAAACGCTAGGCATTAGTCGATACGAGTTAGAAAGGCGCATCCAAGAAGCTGCCAAATACTCCAAAATTCGCCCCTCTCTTTTAGCTAAGCAAATAGACCACGAAACTTTTACTAAAATACAAGAACGATTGTGGCTCAATCAAGGATTTGAAATAGAAATAAAAACTGTACGCAGGTATGAAAAACCCATAGCCGCAGGAATATTAGGCTACATTTCAGAGGTAGACACGGCTACCCTTAGCAAAGATCGCTACTATAAACCTGGCGATTATGCAGGCAAGTCAGGACTAGAAAAACAATATGAAAAGTATCTTAGAGGGCAAAAAGGCGTACGCTATGTAGTAGTAGACGTACATGGTAGAGAATACGGAGGAGTAGCCAACGGAAAATATGACACTATCGCCGTAGCAGGTGATGACCTTATCACAGGTATAGATGCAGATTTACAAGCACTAGCGGAAGAGCTTCTACAACACAAAATTGGTTCTATTGTAGCAATTGAACCTTCAACAGGTGAAATTTTATGCATGGCAAGCAGCCCTACTTATGACCCTAACTTACTCATAGGTTCCGAATTCAGTAAAAATTTTGTTGCTCTCAATAATGACAAAACAAAACCCCTGTACAACAGACCCATACAAGCTTCTATGTATCCCCCAGGTTCCACTTACAAGCTAATACTAGGTCTGATTTGCCAACAAGAAGGAATTATCACGCCTTCACACACATTGGGCTGCGGAGGGGGCTACAATATTGGTACACACACCGTAGGCTGCCATAGACACCCTAGCCCGTTGAATTTAGAAGGTGCTGTGGCAAGTTCGTGTAACACGTATTTTTGCTCTATTTTCAATGATTTTATCATGCATAAAAAATGGAAAAATGCAGAAAATGGCTTCAACGTTTGGAGAGAATACATGCTTGCTTTCGGGTTAGGAAGAAAGTTAGGAGTTGACATTCCTTATGAAGCTAAGGGAAATTTACCCACAGCTGAGCTGTACAACAAACGCTACCGTAAAAAATGGGGAGCAAAAAGTATTATCAGCTTAGGAATTGGACAAGGTGAAATGGGCATGACGCCCCTACAAATGGCAAATGTCGCTGCTATTATTGCTAATCGCGGTTACTATTACACCCCTCATTTTGTGCGAGAGCGTAGAACTAAAACGGGTCTAATTATCAAAGATACTACTTACAAAAAAAATTATGTTCCCGTAGAAAGCAAGTATTTTGAACCTATCATCAATGCTATGGAGCAGGTAGTTAAGGCAGGCACAGGAAGAAGAGCATACATAGAAGGTATTCGCATTTGTGCCAAAACAGGTACCGCTCAAAACCCTTTTGGTGAGGACCATTCTGTTTTTATCGCTTTTGCGCCCCGCGAAAATCCTAAAATTGCTTTGGCAGTATTTGTAGAAAATGCAGGTTTCGGCGGTGAAGTTGCCGCGCCCATGGCTAAAATTTTATTAGAACAGTACCTCAAAGGAGAGGTCATTAGTACAGAACTTAAAAAGCAACTTATAGAAATGGACTTTACTGACCCTACTCCAAAAGACAAAAAGAAAGCTAAACTCAAAACTGAACCTCAAAAACCTGTAAAAGTGGCTGTACAAACTTTACCTGATATCCATCCTGATGAGATACGTGAAGCAGAATAG
- a CDS encoding transporter substrate-binding domain-containing protein, protein MKYFIIHLLSFTVLQLAFAQINSWAEVSTKKSGTITVHYLEQAPFCYKEKQGSKLTGIEIDIFREFVKWLKEKKGVNVKVEYKPYTKFNEVYQAVKTSKDPATFGLATVTITPERMQELDFSAPYLKNRSLMVSAGQVPTVTKVEEIPQKFANMTAVTVKNSVHEHDVQLIKEKYLPNLNIEYLDLPKQVLEKIASDKKYFGYVDLITYWDFVKHNPKIYVKLHRALTISNENFGFILPKGSDWTPIINEFFEAGFGFTATKMYRAILEAHLGFEVISTVEMY, encoded by the coding sequence ATGAAATACTTCATTATCCATTTATTAAGCTTTACAGTTCTTCAACTTGCATTTGCACAAATAAATAGCTGGGCAGAAGTGTCCACCAAAAAATCAGGTACCATAACCGTACATTATTTAGAACAAGCTCCTTTCTGCTATAAAGAAAAACAAGGAAGCAAACTCACAGGAATAGAAATTGACATTTTTCGCGAGTTTGTTAAGTGGTTAAAAGAAAAGAAAGGTGTAAATGTCAAAGTTGAATACAAGCCTTATACAAAATTCAACGAAGTATACCAAGCTGTAAAAACAAGTAAGGACCCCGCTACCTTTGGCTTAGCTACGGTTACTATTACCCCCGAAAGAATGCAAGAGCTTGATTTTTCTGCGCCCTATTTGAAAAATAGATCCTTAATGGTTAGTGCAGGACAAGTTCCAACAGTTACAAAAGTTGAGGAAATTCCTCAAAAATTCGCTAACATGACCGCTGTAACTGTAAAGAATTCTGTTCATGAACATGATGTGCAGCTAATCAAAGAAAAATATCTACCTAACCTCAACATAGAATACCTAGACCTACCCAAGCAAGTACTAGAAAAAATAGCATCCGATAAAAAATACTTTGGGTATGTAGATTTGATTACCTACTGGGACTTTGTGAAACATAACCCTAAAATTTACGTCAAATTACATAGAGCTTTGACCATCAGCAATGAGAACTTTGGATTTATTCTTCCCAAAGGTAGTGATTGGACGCCGATAATCAACGAATTCTTTGAAGCAGGCTTTGGATTTACGGCTACTAAAATGTATAGAGCAATTTTAGAGGCTCATCTCGGCTTTGAAGTAATCAGTACTGTTGAAATGTACTAA